The following proteins come from a genomic window of Crocosphaera sp. UHCC 0190:
- a CDS encoding mechanosensitive ion channel family protein, with the protein MFKQIKNFIIIVVCSLTLALTWTPSTVGQIPIFTTPTDNQTTSTTPWDLNQAYACGRFWCSDVYIYDDSRRIQTTLLTPELTLAALKELNQSNIEVTQALEQRAKLVQQVFDKIFQNIITNQTNFEVPHIADWQFWLPTSVKELWYPATLKPSHPWTPNIEIGFKNQQTVIYITSQFDLGIASQSIVTVTDMDAKANGTTVEQLAKKWQDTIKISFSNALWGYEFDRQYPKSRWFISGVIIGITLILIWLIELIRNFLRKWNNNLIQKLRKLTEFLTIDAEATAHQKNDNNKSESLGNKQAEKNEFSNKSEKFPPKITRFLNFIKKIFRKNTWIYNQLSRSKQKIFLRRQTLLKQKINLSQLFIRIDFILELIVLILGITIITLIFRQTRFFSVYLLKESLNLLIIWIGLIFIDKLGDFVIDYYLNRWASEAQVTNPNSNRYTLRVNTYSITLKQATTFITIVLGIYISLWIIGLDLSILAGAGIFAVAIAFLSRNLLEDMLNGILILCTDRYAIGDVIDIGGGMSGLVEDINLFVTSLRNLDGQVIAIPNSKITTVINNTKDWSRVNFTIKIAWNEDVKKAINIMIKVANQMQKEPEWGKKFLEAIEVLGVDEISHEGILIHLLIKTQPSEHWGIGREFRLRVKQALDEAGISLGIPHHKISVSDSSTNNDKLLAYFLSKQDS; encoded by the coding sequence ATGTTTAAACAAATAAAAAATTTTATTATTATTGTTGTTTGTAGTTTAACGTTAGCTTTGACCTGGACACCAAGCACTGTCGGACAAATTCCGATATTTACCACACCCACTGATAACCAAACCACGTCAACAACACCCTGGGACCTTAATCAAGCTTATGCTTGTGGGAGATTTTGGTGTAGTGATGTTTATATCTATGATGACTCTCGAAGAATTCAAACAACTTTATTGACTCCTGAACTAACCTTAGCAGCCCTTAAAGAACTTAATCAATCTAATATTGAGGTAACTCAAGCATTAGAACAACGGGCAAAGTTAGTTCAGCAAGTGTTTGATAAAATTTTTCAAAATATTATTACAAATCAAACTAATTTTGAGGTTCCTCATATCGCAGATTGGCAATTTTGGTTGCCCACATCCGTCAAAGAATTGTGGTATCCTGCTACTCTTAAACCCTCCCATCCTTGGACACCGAACATTGAAATTGGTTTTAAAAATCAACAAACAGTTATCTATATTACTTCTCAATTTGATTTAGGAATCGCTTCACAATCCATTGTCACTGTTACTGATATGGATGCAAAAGCCAATGGCACAACTGTGGAACAATTAGCTAAAAAATGGCAAGATACGATTAAAATATCGTTCAGTAATGCCCTTTGGGGATATGAATTTGATCGACAATATCCGAAGTCGAGATGGTTTATTTCAGGGGTAATTATAGGGATAACTCTAATCTTAATTTGGTTGATTGAATTGATTCGTAATTTTTTGAGAAAATGGAATAATAATCTTATACAAAAACTACGAAAATTAACAGAATTTTTGACAATTGATGCCGAGGCTACTGCCCATCAGAAGAATGATAATAATAAATCAGAATCTTTAGGAAATAAACAAGCTGAGAAAAATGAATTTTCAAATAAAAGTGAAAAGTTTCCTCCAAAAATAACAAGATTTTTGAATTTTATCAAGAAAATTTTTCGTAAAAATACGTGGATATATAATCAGTTGTCTCGCTCAAAACAAAAGATTTTTTTACGGCGACAAACTTTGCTTAAACAGAAAATAAACTTATCTCAACTTTTTATAAGAATAGACTTCATTCTAGAATTAATAGTTTTAATTTTGGGAATAACTATTATTACGTTAATTTTTCGTCAAACTCGTTTTTTTTCAGTTTATTTATTAAAAGAAAGTCTAAATTTGCTAATTATTTGGATAGGATTAATTTTTATTGATAAATTAGGAGATTTTGTCATTGATTATTATCTTAACCGTTGGGCAAGTGAAGCACAGGTAACAAACCCTAATTCTAATCGTTATACCTTGAGAGTAAATACTTATTCAATTACCCTCAAGCAAGCAACAACCTTTATCACAATTGTCCTAGGAATCTATATAAGTCTCTGGATAATTGGACTTGATCTTTCAATTTTAGCAGGAGCAGGAATTTTTGCCGTTGCTATCGCTTTTCTTTCCCGTAATTTACTCGAAGATATGCTTAATGGTATCCTAATTTTATGTACTGATCGCTATGCGATTGGGGATGTAATTGATATCGGTGGCGGTATGTCAGGTTTAGTGGAAGATATTAATTTATTTGTCACTTCTTTACGTAATCTAGATGGACAAGTAATTGCCATTCCCAATAGTAAAATTACCACAGTGATTAATAATACCAAAGATTGGTCAAGGGTTAATTTTACGATTAAGATTGCTTGGAATGAAGATGTTAAAAAAGCAATAAATATTATGATTAAAGTAGCTAATCAAATGCAAAAAGAACCAGAATGGGGCAAAAAATTTCTCGAAGCGATAGAAGTTTTAGGGGTTGATGAAATATCCCATGAAGGTATTCTTATTCATCTTTTAATTAAAACCCAACCGAGTGAACATTGGGGAATTGGTCGAGAATTTCGTCTAAGAGTTAAACAAGCATTAGATGAAGCTGGCATTTCTTTGGGTATTCCTCACCATAAAATTTCAGTCAGTGATTCTTCTACTAATAATGATAAATTATTAGCTTATTTTCTTTCTAAACAAGATAGTTAG
- a CDS encoding BCD family MFS transporter codes for MTREDLSPTPQPHSQKPLPKLKLLTMFRLGLFQMGLGIMSLLTLGVLNRIMIDELTVLPWIAATAIAMYQFVSPARVWFGQMSDSKPIKGHHRTGYVWIGTVLFTVLSFIALQVVWQLGTSIQTTGWSLMSYGWAAFLGFVFAGYGLALSISSTPFAALLVDVSDDDNRSQVVGIVWSMLMVGIVIGAIVSSKLLNTPEICGEAILSYDPTATTKIVNIATLQATVNPVFIIMPGIVLAMCFLATWGVESRYSRFTMRCRSVQREDQITLKNALEVLTASRQTGLFFSFILVLTLSLFMQDAVMEPYGGEVFGMCIAETTQLNAFFGTGTLFGIASTGFLVIPRLGKQRTTKIGCLLASACFSLIILAGVMESPSLLKSGLLFFGLASGMITAGATSLMLDLTVAETAGTFIGAWGLAQSMARGLSTVLGGAVLNVGKEIFSIPVLSYGLVFVIQAIGLLVAIWLLGRVDVKEFRDNAKMAITTVMEGDLD; via the coding sequence ATGACCAGAGAAGACCTTTCACCAACCCCTCAACCCCATAGCCAAAAACCTTTACCCAAACTGAAACTATTAACCATGTTTCGGTTAGGATTATTCCAAATGGGACTGGGGATCATGTCTCTTTTGACCTTGGGAGTCCTCAACCGGATTATGATTGATGAGTTGACTGTACTGCCTTGGATCGCAGCAACAGCGATCGCCATGTATCAATTTGTCAGTCCCGCGCGGGTTTGGTTTGGGCAAATGTCCGATAGTAAACCCATCAAGGGCCATCATCGTACAGGTTATGTGTGGATTGGAACAGTCTTATTCACCGTACTCTCATTCATCGCGTTACAAGTAGTTTGGCAACTGGGAACCAGTATTCAGACAACGGGGTGGAGTTTGATGTCCTATGGTTGGGCCGCCTTTTTGGGGTTCGTTTTTGCTGGTTATGGGTTGGCCCTGAGTATTAGTTCTACCCCTTTTGCGGCCTTATTGGTGGATGTTTCTGATGACGATAACCGATCGCAGGTGGTGGGAATAGTTTGGTCAATGTTGATGGTGGGTATTGTGATAGGGGCTATTGTTAGTTCAAAATTACTGAATACTCCAGAAATTTGCGGGGAAGCGATCCTTTCCTATGATCCAACGGCAACCACAAAAATCGTCAATATTGCCACATTACAAGCAACGGTTAACCCTGTTTTTATCATTATGCCTGGGATTGTTTTGGCAATGTGTTTTTTGGCAACTTGGGGAGTAGAGTCCCGTTATTCTCGTTTTACTATGCGTTGTCGTAGCGTTCAACGGGAAGATCAAATTACCCTGAAAAATGCCTTAGAAGTCTTAACCGCAAGTCGTCAAACTGGACTCTTTTTCAGCTTTATTTTGGTACTAACCCTCAGCTTATTTATGCAAGATGCGGTGATGGAACCCTATGGGGGGGAAGTATTTGGAATGTGTATTGCTGAAACTACTCAATTAAACGCATTTTTTGGCACAGGAACCCTTTTCGGGATCGCGTCAACCGGGTTTTTAGTCATACCCCGTTTAGGAAAACAAAGAACCACAAAAATTGGTTGTCTGCTCGCATCTGCTTGTTTTAGTTTAATTATTTTAGCTGGTGTCATGGAGAGTCCAAGTTTACTGAAGTCGGGGTTACTATTTTTTGGCTTAGCATCAGGAATGATCACCGCCGGGGCCACCAGTTTAATGTTAGATTTAACGGTAGCCGAAACCGCCGGAACCTTCATCGGGGCCTGGGGTTTGGCTCAATCTATGGCCAGGGGACTGTCTACGGTTTTGGGCGGGGCCGTTTTGAATGTGGGGAAGGAGATCTTTTCGATTCCTGTTTTGTCCTATGGGTTAGTTTTTGTGATCCAAGCGATCGGTCTGTTAGTCGCTATTTGGTTATTGGGACGAGTGGACGTGAAAGAATTTAGGGATAATGCGAAAATGGCTATTACTACGGTGATGGAAGGTGACTTGGATTAA
- a CDS encoding glucosamine-6-phosphate deaminase encodes MISHQLLMVDSLNTQIYETEEELSIGAAKIGQEYLENILDHKSEATILLATGNSQLKFLDKLIASQKIDWSRINLFHLDEYLGIDGKDAASFRFYLHERVEKRINPKVFHYLIGDTLEPLDECERYTKLLKKHPIDLCCLGVGVNGHLAFNEPQVANFNDPHWVKLVRLDQQTRWVQAHQGHFKDFENVPKYAFTVTIPTILSAKKIICLATGESKAEIIKEILQGGISKHCPASVLRQHSDATLFLDKESAQLL; translated from the coding sequence ATGATATCTCATCAATTATTAATGGTTGATTCCCTTAACACTCAGATCTATGAAACTGAGGAAGAATTGTCCATAGGAGCCGCAAAAATTGGACAAGAATATTTAGAGAATATTTTAGACCATAAAAGTGAAGCAACCATATTATTAGCGACGGGAAACTCTCAGCTTAAGTTTTTGGATAAATTAATTGCTTCTCAAAAAATTGATTGGTCACGAATTAATTTATTTCATTTAGATGAATATTTAGGGATCGATGGAAAAGATGCGGCAAGTTTTCGGTTTTATCTCCATGAAAGGGTTGAAAAACGCATTAATCCCAAGGTCTTTCATTATTTAATTGGGGATACTTTAGAGCCTTTAGATGAATGCGAACGCTACACAAAATTACTGAAAAAACATCCCATTGATCTCTGTTGTTTAGGGGTAGGAGTTAATGGACATTTAGCCTTTAATGAACCCCAAGTAGCTAATTTTAATGATCCCCATTGGGTTAAATTAGTCCGTCTTGATCAACAAACTCGTTGGGTTCAAGCACATCAAGGACATTTTAAAGACTTTGAAAATGTCCCGAAATATGCTTTTACTGTGACTATTCCTACTATTTTATCAGCTAAAAAAATCATCTGTTTAGCCACAGGAGAAAGCAAAGCAGAAATTATCAAAGAAATACTACAAGGGGGCATTTCTAAGCATTGTCCTGCTTCGGTTTTACGTCAACATTCTGATGCGACTTTATTCTTAGATAAAGAATCAGCACAGTTGTTATGA
- the ubiE gene encoding bifunctional demethylmenaquinone methyltransferase/2-methoxy-6-polyprenyl-1,4-benzoquinol methylase UbiE, translated as MTDNSWHSATEIQGIFDRIAPVYDQLNQRLSLGQHRIWKQMTVKWCEPQPGDVGLDVCCGSGDLAQLLARKVGKTGRVVGLDFSPEQLAIADLRAQNNYPSLALKWVEGDALTLPFEDNTFDCATMGYGLRNVVDIPRCLQELHRVLKPTAKVAILDFHRPTQPWMRTLQQWYLDNFVVPTAKGFGLTDEYAYIMPSLERFPLGTEQVKLAYEAGFSHAVHYLIAGGMMGVLVGTKD; from the coding sequence ATGACAGACAATTCTTGGCATTCTGCTACAGAAATTCAAGGTATTTTTGATCGCATTGCCCCAGTTTACGATCAACTCAATCAAAGGTTAAGTCTGGGACAACATCGAATTTGGAAACAAATGACCGTTAAATGGTGCGAACCCCAACCAGGAGATGTAGGGTTAGATGTTTGCTGTGGTAGCGGTGATTTAGCTCAATTATTAGCCCGTAAAGTCGGAAAAACTGGCCGGGTGGTGGGGTTAGATTTCTCTCCAGAACAATTGGCGATCGCAGATCTACGGGCCCAGAATAATTATCCCTCCCTTGCCCTAAAATGGGTCGAAGGAGATGCCCTGACCTTACCTTTTGAGGATAACACCTTTGACTGTGCCACCATGGGTTATGGACTGCGTAACGTTGTGGATATTCCGCGCTGTCTGCAAGAATTACATCGTGTCCTCAAACCCACTGCAAAAGTTGCTATCCTAGACTTTCATCGTCCGACTCAACCCTGGATGCGTACCCTTCAACAATGGTATCTCGATAACTTTGTAGTTCCCACGGCTAAAGGTTTCGGGTTAACGGATGAATATGCTTATATTATGCCCAGTTTGGAAAGATTTCCCCTGGGAACCGAACAAGTAAAATTAGCTTATGAGGCAGGATTTAGTCATGCTGTTCATTATCTCATTGCTGGGGGAATGATGGGGGTGTTAGTAGGGACTAAAGATTAG
- a CDS encoding tetratricopeptide repeat protein, producing MLESSLLGILFASSNLASITHQEFNQDQTIKVNLSPGNNEISKKSRLSQSLEMIDQMDDSHLKIILLNNLALSYANLGKLEQAIALLKNSLSIAENFEDITLKITTLNNIASHYDKIGQKKQAINILNNTISLINTLEDQSVKGKLLLTISFEYEKIGQGKKAEILFAKSQTIITEASQPLPEFPFTETPSSLKLGFAGAVNSFRDTTGFLGVNLNFSKQWSEKDILVDGNISFNYDSSRTVNNYRPGSFITSVYRHHFDSDWNFFVNFFNTVNEDLFSSRNDDEDLTIISNIWLGSGLNLWRGESNREFLDFQMGLGPRYEYDYINFEKRRDEINPTLAIILLGRGFSFEQANINQTLAIIPDLGDWDNYIISSNTELSFPLTERWSFTNRLFLRYRNQQIYEENPKLHFFFSTGLEYKF from the coding sequence ATGTTAGAAAGCTCATTATTAGGAATACTTTTTGCGAGTTCAAATTTGGCCAGCATTACCCATCAAGAATTTAATCAGGATCAAACAATTAAAGTGAATTTGTCCCCAGGCAATAATGAGATTTCAAAAAAGTCTAGACTTTCTCAAAGTTTAGAAATGATTGATCAGATGGATGACTCACACCTAAAAATCATACTGTTAAATAATCTCGCTTTATCTTATGCTAATTTAGGTAAGCTTGAACAAGCGATCGCTCTCTTAAAAAACTCTTTATCAATTGCTGAAAATTTTGAGGATATTACTCTAAAAATAACTACCCTAAACAATATTGCTAGTCATTATGATAAGATTGGGCAAAAAAAGCAAGCAATTAATATTTTAAATAATACAATTAGTCTAATAAATACCCTTGAAGATCAATCTGTTAAAGGAAAATTATTATTAACTATTTCGTTTGAATATGAAAAAATTGGGCAAGGAAAAAAGGCGGAAATTCTCTTTGCGAAAAGTCAAACCATAATCACAGAAGCATCTCAACCTTTACCAGAATTTCCTTTTACAGAAACCCCAAGCAGTCTGAAATTAGGATTTGCCGGAGCAGTTAATTCTTTCCGGGATACCACAGGTTTTTTAGGGGTTAATCTTAATTTTTCAAAACAATGGTCAGAAAAAGATATTCTCGTTGATGGTAATATTTCTTTTAATTATGATAGTAGTCGTACGGTTAATAATTATCGACCAGGGAGTTTTATAACCTCAGTTTACCGTCATCATTTTGACAGTGATTGGAATTTTTTTGTTAATTTTTTTAATACGGTTAACGAAGATTTATTCTCATCTAGAAACGATGATGAAGACTTAACCATTATTAGTAATATTTGGTTAGGATCGGGTTTAAATTTATGGCGAGGAGAGTCTAACAGAGAGTTTTTAGATTTTCAAATGGGACTGGGGCCGCGTTATGAATATGATTATATTAATTTTGAAAAAAGACGGGATGAAATCAATCCAACCCTTGCGATTATCCTCTTAGGGCGGGGTTTTTCGTTTGAACAGGCTAATATTAATCAAACCCTTGCAATTATCCCAGATTTAGGTGATTGGGATAACTATATTATTAGTTCTAATACTGAGCTTTCTTTTCCCTTGACTGAAAGATGGTCATTTACCAATCGTTTATTTTTGCGCTATCGTAATCAGCAAATATACGAAGAAAACCCTAAATTGCATTTCTTTTTTTCCACAGGCTTAGAATATAAATTTTAA
- a CDS encoding DUF445 domain-containing protein, whose amino-acid sequence MTFSDFSSLDLSLISTIIVPPIAGAIIGYFTNDIAINMLFRPYQAIYVGKRRLPFTPGLIPRNQERLAKKVSDTIMGSLLTPEELQKLAQRLLKTERVQTAILWLLNLAIKQVKTDKEQKTAKILSEILRDLFTESLPRLLKALARRTDFLEHQINQIFDQIILDFRLTDTQARQFADWLLEGVLPPDILRQALVDFLTERNIQVIDEGVREKTSGTYWVVANLFGVRNTLLRLRSFCLEEQETANTRLKELLLSLEVRSRLREWLQSISLQNLPVSTVRQLRKTTRETVQTYVQESGSQFIQDFGQTVDWNQLSILIINRLQNSAALTTSLETISKELALILDKYLEEDLEKIVAQAIPILSIDQVIIDRVNATSPQNLEAAVQGIVKSELQAIVNLGGVLGFMVGVFQTILLLFR is encoded by the coding sequence ATGACTTTTTCAGATTTTTCTTCCCTAGATTTATCTCTAATTTCCACCATTATTGTACCGCCGATCGCCGGAGCAATTATTGGTTATTTTACCAATGATATTGCTATTAATATGTTATTTCGTCCTTATCAGGCGATTTATGTTGGTAAACGTCGTTTACCCTTTACCCCTGGATTAATTCCCCGTAATCAAGAGAGACTGGCCAAAAAAGTTTCTGATACCATTATGGGGTCATTATTAACCCCAGAAGAATTACAAAAGTTAGCCCAACGGTTATTAAAAACGGAACGGGTACAAACGGCAATTTTATGGTTATTAAACCTGGCTATTAAACAAGTTAAAACGGATAAGGAACAAAAAACAGCTAAAATTTTATCAGAGATTCTTCGAGATTTATTTACTGAATCTTTACCCAGACTTTTGAAAGCTTTGGCCCGTCGCACTGATTTTTTAGAACACCAAATTAATCAAATTTTTGACCAAATCATCTTAGATTTTCGTCTGACTGATACCCAGGCCAGACAGTTTGCCGACTGGTTACTCGAAGGGGTTTTACCTCCTGATATTTTACGTCAAGCTTTAGTAGATTTTCTCACGGAAAGAAATATTCAAGTCATTGATGAGGGAGTTCGAGAAAAAACCAGTGGCACTTATTGGGTGGTGGCCAATTTATTTGGGGTTCGTAATACTTTATTACGGTTACGTAGTTTTTGTCTAGAAGAACAGGAAACAGCGAATACAAGACTCAAAGAATTATTATTATCTTTAGAAGTGCGGAGTCGTTTACGGGAGTGGTTACAAAGTATTTCCTTACAAAATTTACCTGTTTCTACCGTTAGACAATTACGCAAAACAACCCGTGAAACTGTTCAGACTTATGTTCAAGAAAGTGGATCTCAATTTATTCAAGATTTTGGTCAAACTGTTGACTGGAATCAGCTATCGATTCTCATTATTAATCGTCTGCAAAATTCAGCCGCTTTAACGACTTCTCTAGAAACAATTAGCAAGGAATTAGCTTTAATTTTAGACAAGTATTTAGAGGAAGATTTAGAAAAAATTGTGGCTCAAGCAATTCCCATTTTATCCATTGATCAAGTGATTATTGACCGAGTTAATGCAACTTCTCCTCAAAATTTAGAAGCCGCAGTTCAAGGAATTGTTAAAAGTGAATTACAAGCAATTGTTAATCTAGGAGGCGTTTTAGGCTTTATGGTGGGGGTTTTTCAAACAATTTTGTTATTATTTAGATAA